From Serinicoccus profundi, the proteins below share one genomic window:
- a CDS encoding three-helix bundle dimerization domain-containing protein, translating to MSALAPARRRAIVAELTARFGGTFTEAEVAFVVEDSWAALDPGDHASPYLQLLVRRAAQDRLTDMLHYRRIATHRPAP from the coding sequence ATGTCTGCACTGGCGCCGGCGCGGCGCAGGGCCATCGTCGCTGAGCTGACCGCACGGTTCGGGGGGACGTTCACCGAGGCCGAGGTGGCCTTCGTCGTCGAGGACAGCTGGGCCGCGCTGGACCCCGGCGACCACGCCTCGCCCTACCTCCAGCTCCTCGTGCGGCGGGCGGCGCAGGACCGGCTCACCGACATGCTCCACTACCGCCGCATCGCCACCCACCGGCCCGCGCCCTGA
- the ilvD gene encoding dihydroxy-acid dehydratase produces MAEVDIKPRSRDVTDGLEKTAARGMLRAVGMGDEDWVKPQIGVASSWNEITPCNLSLERLAKAVKDGVHAAAGYPLEFGTISVSDGISMGHEGMHYSLVSREVIADSVETVMSAERLDGSVLLAGCDKSLPGMLMAAARLDLASVFVYAGSILPGRARLSDGSEKEVTIIDAFEAVGACSRGLMSREDVDAIERAICPGEGACGGMYTANTMAAAAEALGMSLPGSAAPPATDRRRDGFARRSGEAVVGMLRQGITARQILTREAFENAIAVTMAFGGSTNAVLHLLAIAHEADVELDLDDFRRIGRKVPHLADVKPFGQHVMVDVDRIGGIPVVMQALLDAGLLHGDVLTVTGKTMAENLADLKAPPLDGTVLRALDNPIHATGGLTILDGSLAPGGAVVKSAGFDSDVFEGTARVFDGERAAMDALEDGTIGAGDVVVIRYEGPKGGPGMREMLAITGAIKGAGLGKDVLLITDGRFSGGTTGLCVGHIAPEATEGGPIALVQDGDPITLDVAGGHLDLGVDEEELERRRAQWTAPEPPERARRGVLAKYAALVRSASVGAVTH; encoded by the coding sequence GTCGGGATGGGCGACGAGGACTGGGTCAAGCCCCAGATCGGCGTCGCCAGCAGCTGGAACGAGATCACGCCGTGCAACCTGTCGCTGGAGCGCCTGGCCAAGGCGGTCAAGGACGGCGTGCACGCGGCCGCCGGCTACCCCCTCGAGTTCGGCACCATCTCGGTCTCCGACGGCATCTCCATGGGGCACGAGGGCATGCACTACTCCCTCGTGTCCCGGGAGGTCATCGCCGACTCGGTGGAGACCGTCATGTCCGCCGAGCGGCTCGACGGCTCGGTCCTGCTCGCCGGGTGCGACAAGTCGCTGCCCGGGATGCTCATGGCCGCCGCGCGCCTCGACCTGGCCTCGGTCTTCGTGTATGCCGGGTCGATCCTGCCCGGTCGTGCGCGGCTCTCCGACGGCTCGGAGAAGGAGGTGACGATCATCGACGCCTTCGAGGCGGTCGGCGCCTGCTCGCGCGGGCTCATGTCGCGCGAGGACGTCGATGCCATCGAGCGGGCGATCTGCCCCGGCGAGGGTGCCTGCGGCGGGATGTACACCGCCAACACCATGGCGGCCGCCGCAGAGGCCCTCGGGATGTCGCTGCCCGGTTCGGCCGCGCCTCCCGCGACCGACCGGCGTCGCGACGGCTTCGCCCGGCGCAGCGGTGAGGCCGTCGTGGGCATGCTCCGCCAGGGCATCACCGCCCGGCAGATCCTCACCCGGGAGGCCTTCGAGAACGCCATCGCGGTGACCATGGCCTTCGGCGGATCCACCAACGCCGTCCTGCACCTGCTCGCGATCGCCCACGAGGCCGATGTCGAGCTCGACCTGGACGACTTCCGCCGGATCGGCAGGAAGGTCCCCCACCTGGCCGACGTCAAGCCCTTCGGGCAGCACGTCATGGTCGACGTCGACCGGATCGGCGGCATACCCGTCGTCATGCAGGCCCTGCTCGACGCCGGGCTGCTGCACGGCGACGTGCTCACGGTGACGGGCAAGACGATGGCCGAGAACCTCGCCGACCTCAAGGCGCCGCCGCTGGACGGCACGGTGCTGCGCGCGCTCGACAACCCCATCCACGCCACCGGCGGGCTGACCATCCTCGACGGCAGCCTCGCCCCGGGCGGGGCCGTGGTGAAGTCGGCCGGCTTCGACTCCGACGTCTTCGAGGGCACGGCGCGGGTCTTCGACGGTGAGCGCGCGGCCATGGACGCGCTGGAGGACGGCACGATCGGGGCCGGGGATGTCGTGGTCATCCGCTACGAGGGCCCCAAGGGTGGCCCGGGGATGCGCGAGATGCTCGCCATCACCGGGGCGATCAAGGGCGCCGGGCTCGGCAAGGACGTCCTGCTCATCACCGACGGCCGCTTCTCCGGAGGCACGACCGGCCTGTGCGTCGGGCACATCGCACCCGAGGCGACTGAGGGTGGTCCGATCGCGCTCGTGCAGGACGGCGACCCGATCACCCTCGACGTCGCGGGCGGTCACCTCGACCTCGGGGTCGACGAGGAGGAGCTGGAGCGCCGGCGCGCGCAGTGGACGGCCCCCGAGCCGCCCGAGCGCGCCCGCCGTGGTGTGCTCGCGAAGTATGCCGCGCTCGTGCGCTCAGCGTCGGTGGGAGCCGTCACGCACTGA